The genomic window CTAGAATGACAAGGGCGAGGTTATCATTCTCCCCTAGAATGTCAAGGGGACAGCTTGCGATTTCTCAGGTTATTGCCCGGATTAAACGTGTCGCAACCCTGGTCACCAGAGGTAACCGTCTCTCCGGAGCTGGCCCGATTGCTGATCGTCGGTCAGTTTCCGCAGCTCGCACCAATCGCGATCGAGTCCATGGGATTCGGCTGGGACAACACGGCGTATCTTGCGAATGGACGTTACGTCTTTCGCTTTCCACGGAGGCAACTTGGGGCCGATTGCCTGGAATGCGAGATCCGCGTGCTTCCCTCTCTGGCCCCGCACCTCCCCCTCCCGATCCCGAATCCAACGTTCATCGGCACGGCGACTGAACAATTTGCCTGGTTGTTCGCCGGATACCAGCGCATCGAGGGCCGCACAGCGTGCAGTGCCCCGCTCGACGAATCGCAACGAACGTCGGCAGCCCGGCCACTCGGCGAGTTTCTGGCAGCGTTGCATGCTCTTGATCCGAGAGTCGCCGGCGAATGGGGCGCGCCGCCGGACCTTCTGGGACGGCTGGAACCGACTCGCCGCATTCCGCTGGCCCACAAGCTTCTGGAGGAAGCCGCCCAGCTCAACCTGATTTCCGATCGAGCTCGCTATGAGTGGCTCATTGAAGAAACGGCGACATCAAGGCCCCCGCAAGCCACGGCGCTCGTTCACGGCGATCTTTATGTTCGGCACATTCTGGTCGATTGCGAAGCGCGGCCGAGCGGCATTATCGACTGGGGAGATGTCCATCTCGGTGACGTGGCCCTCGATCTTTCGATTGCCCACAGCTTTCTCCCGCCTTCGGCACACGAAACATTCCGGTGGGCTTACGGCCCGATCGATGATGCCACCTGGCGGCTGGCGAGATTTCGTGCTCTCTTGTATGGCCTGCAACTTGCGAAGTACGGCCATCTCGTCGCTGACGGCGACCTGCGACGCGAAGGACTGTGGATGCTGCAAAACGTAATCGAACAGTAACCTCGCGTCTTGTGGTGCAGGCGCGAAGCCTGCACCGCAAATTGGGGCTGCCCATCGGGTCCTCTATCCCCGGCTGTGCTGCACGAATAAAATGTCGCGACGGGCTGTCGAGTGCTTCCAGGGGATCAATCATGGCAATGACAGAACGCGATCACGTCGCCGCGACGGAGGACGCGAAGCGCGGCCAGGCTGCCGACCGATGCACCAGTCGACCTCGCCGGCGCCGCTTGCTGGCCGGGG from Pirellulales bacterium includes these protein-coding regions:
- a CDS encoding phosphotransferase; this encodes MSQPWSPEVTVSPELARLLIVGQFPQLAPIAIESMGFGWDNTAYLANGRYVFRFPRRQLGADCLECEIRVLPSLAPHLPLPIPNPTFIGTATEQFAWLFAGYQRIEGRTACSAPLDESQRTSAARPLGEFLAALHALDPRVAGEWGAPPDLLGRLEPTRRIPLAHKLLEEAAQLNLISDRARYEWLIEETATSRPPQATALVHGDLYVRHILVDCEARPSGIIDWGDVHLGDVALDLSIAHSFLPPSAHETFRWAYGPIDDATWRLARFRALLYGLQLAKYGHLVADGDLRREGLWMLQNVIEQ